From a region of the Falco peregrinus isolate bFalPer1 chromosome 5, bFalPer1.pri, whole genome shotgun sequence genome:
- the FAM237B gene encoding protein FAM237B, protein MESVWKRRWYLQLGCILILNLVYANLDYQKETPPSLGQIDHQCWEVSSHELVEMKKLKVADTVIALWDFMMFLKESPKPKHNDLFNDLAQNFWDMYVDCVLSRSHGMGRRQLTPRFSSTYSHRTLEGSAFTNPF, encoded by the exons ATGGAATCTGTATGGAAACGAAGGTGGTATCTTCAGCTGGGCTGTATATTGATACTGAATTTGGTTTATGCCAATCTAGACTACCAAAAAGAAACTCCTCCAAGCCTGGGTCAGATTGACCATCAGTGCTGGGAGGTGTCGTCCCATGAGTTGGTGGAAATGAAGAAACTCAAGGTAGCGGATACGGTCATTGCTCTCTGGGACTTCATGATGTTCCTAAAGGAATCCCCTAAGCCCAAGCACAATGACCTCTTCAATGATCTAGCTCAGAACTTCTGGGACATGTATGTAGACTGTGTGCTCTCAAGATCTCATGGAATGGGCAGAAGACAATTAACTCCCAGATTTTCTTCCACGTACTCACATAGAACTTTAGAAG GATCTGCTTTTACCAACCCATTTTAG